ataaggtccacttccgaaaatcacaaCGGATATATTTCAGTGAATTATAAAGCTATCGgcataaaattcgacacaaatatgttttgtatacatacaaatcattctaccaaattttttacgGATCGGTTCatttttggtcatagctctcatataagTCTCACTTCCGaaattaaacgcacatatttctaTAATTGGTCACAACTCCCATGTAAGGACCGTTTCCGAAAATTACTCAAATGCACATTGAAAATCAAagttatcgggataaaattcgacataaatgtgtattttgtatttatatataacatatatatattttacgtaattttttccggatcggtccataagtTGTCTTAGTTCTCACATAAGGTAtacttctgaaaatcacttaatatcACTTAATTCGTAATTAAATGATTATATCCGGATAAAATTCATAATGAGTATGTTCTGTGTACAGataaattattcttttaaaaagttttcaaactggcctattaatataaaattttctggacctaattaaaattagtttcacatatgtatgcataaatGTTAataccatatagtagtacatattggcgaaactgaagcggttttcaaacaaaaatttttattctcttcacacagacgagctttgagagaataaaacaaacttgtgagaactaaacgcactcactaaacttcaTATTTTCTTCGCAAActtgcgaggatattaccacttattagtttttcttatcacttaaacttaatgtttattatttttttcaacacttttcatttatttaaaacaccgaaaataatttatattttacaaacgaaaaaaaatattttttattctttgacattttattttaattaaaattgaaaaatgaaaagctgtacattttagtattgaaaattaaaaaagtattttacatacttttttaattcaacaaaaaaataacaaaaatacgtttttataatatgttttgagataaaatatatcttcaaaaaaaataaataactaatattttcattcacttccatataaaatttcattaataacacacaaagaattacgtctaaaaatacattttttatttagtaccttttgaacaactgtttatttttattttgtttaggtctttgacagggaacttaggtccttgacaattagtttcgcctacaTACTACTATGTATATGGTTAATACCCTCAATAcggaaacaaaaattttgccaaattatCTAAAGATTAGATAGTTAAATgggatttaattaaaagtagcTTGCTGGTGGAGGATATTtatgattcggcacagccgaatatagcactctaacttgtttgttGTCACATTCGTACGCtgtattttaattatacatattatCTCTCTAGTAGCAAAAACAATCGGCTCAACAATATTCGCCTCAACAGCCGTTGGCTCATCAATAATCGACTCAACAGCCGTTGGCTCAACAATATTCTCGTCAACAGCCATTGGCTCAACAATATTCGCCTCAACAGACGTTGGCTCAGCCGTGGCCAGTACAGCCGTGGCCGCAACCAGTTTGGCTTCATCAGTGGCCTATGCAGTACCAGACAGTATCACAGCCACTGCTCCAGACAGTATCACAGCCACTGCTCCAGACAGTGCGACTGTCGGTTCCACAGCATCAGCCAGTACAGCTCCCAAACAACAAGAACAGGAGCAACTGCAACAACataagcaacagcaacaacaggaGCTACAGGATCAACTCCAACAACAGGACCTAAAGCAACATCAGTAGCAAAAGCAGCAAAAATTGGAGCCGACTTCTTAGCTactgaaatatgaaaaaaacttgTTGAAAGTTATACATTGTTGGAAAGGTATTTTGATGTTgatgttgccaaaacaacaaataactaatattaaataaaaaaacattaatttacaattaataattttatgtactTTACCTTTTTCctacaacaatatttattaagatATTAGTATATATCCATACATCCAATGAAAGCTTGAAATCTTGTCCGcaatttttccaatatttattgGTAACATTGTATCGATGGAATTACAAAATGAAGGCATTTTTATCCAAGAACTATATAAAAATGGAATCGTTCCTCAAAGGGTTAATAAATGGggttgtaaaaaatgtattaagtaaaaatacaaattttaccgCTGAATGTTACAAGACCGCGAGTGGTTTTAAAGCACTCTTACGAATCTtgaataacactaaatttatttttgaaactaaaaacttaagaactaataaacaaaatcttaaaactaagataagacctcattcactctttttatgcattcaatcttatcaatttcatattcccatttaagggtgggttttcaagtgcgctagtgataagaatatgatatatttctaattatatctcaTAATGTCTATGCGTTACATAAACCAGAGAATTAATGTGCATCTTAGTGCTACCATTCTTATCATTACTAAAggtcataaaaaactaaacgataaatatttatttgtaactcaagtaaactaatcgaatagtttttatgaccaaacacatgcaccaaaataagattttaaactgtgttcaaatatgtttgaacaGGGGTCATAATATATATCGTTGAAAAGGTATTTCAAAGCTCTTTCTAACAATATGTTGTCCGGATCTGGCTATAAGTGgtaaaatttttgtcaaaaatggaGATTTATGTTCcgtaaaaatgtaaacaaaaatgctACATTTTGTACAACTCtgtaaaaaagtttgttatacaaaatttatgccatctgatttctacacttccaacttaaagttctatataggtgtttatcgtgcacaagaacgtccgatagcacttatatatcattttatatatacggccataataacattttttgtaaaaaaaattgctgTAGTACAaaccggaaaaaatgtatgccatcccatttttacacttccaacttaaagttctatataggtttttatcgtgcacatgatcgtccgatagcagttatatatcattttatatatacggctatagtagcattttttttaaaaaaagtttgttgtagaacgatgaaatccggcaaaaaatgtatgccatcccatttctacacttccaacttaaagttctatataggtttttatcatgcacaagatcgtccgatagcagttatatatcattttatatatacggccatagtaacattttttgtaaaaaaagtttgttgtgtagtacacaccctagaacgatgaaatccggaaaaaaattatgccatccgattactgcacttccaacttaaagttctatataggtttttatcgtgcacaagatcgtccaatagcatttatatatcattttatatatacgactatagtaacattttttgtaaaaaaaagtttgttgtcgtagtacacaccctagaacgatgaaatccggaaaaaatgtatgccatcccatttctacacttccaacttaaagttctatataggtttttatcgtgcacaagatcgtccgatagcaattatatatcattttatatatacggctatagtaaaattttttgaaaaaaaagtttattgttatagtatacaccctagaacgatgaaatccggaaaaaaatgtatgccatccgatttctacacttacaacttaaagttctatataggtttttatcgtgcacaagatcgtccgatagcacttatataccattttatatatacggctatagtaacattttttgaatgtttttttattaaaaggcattctGTAACGATAGAATCccacatattgaaaatgtaaataatgaaaacgagtttttgcgtcttttccacgtgcagaaacacatatttgtaaacaaaaataactcaccacacaaaaaaaatttttattttgataaaacagctggTACGGTTTGcttttcgtcgggttgttttctttatgtgcataaaaaagtcgaaagatcGTCCAATAgcatttatatatcattttatatatacgactatagtaacattttttgtaaaaaaaagtttgttgtcgtagtacacaccctagaacgatgaaatccggaaaaaaatgtatgccatcccatttctacacttccaacttaaagttctatataggtttttatcgtgcacaagatcgtccaatagcatttatatatcattttatatatacggctatagtaacattttttttttaaagtttgtttttgtagtacacaccctagaacgatgaaatccggaaaaaaattatgccatctgatttctacacttccaacttaaagttctatataggtttttatcgtgcacaagatcgtccaatagcatttatatatcattttatatatacgactatagtaacatttttttgtaaaaaaaaagtttgttgtcgtagtacacaccctagaacgatgaaatccggaataaaatttatgccatccgatttctacacttccaacttaaagttctatataggtttttgtcgtgcacaagatcgtcctatagcacttatatatcattttatatatacggccatagtaacattttttgtaaaaaaaagtttgttgttgtagtacacactctagaacgatgaaatccggaaaaaattatGCCAtctgatttctacacttccaacttaaagttctatataggtttttatcgtggaCAAGATCGTCCgctagcagttatatatcattttatatatacggccatagtaacattttttaaaaaaaagtttgttgttgtagtacacaccctagaacataaattaataaatagataCGAAAGTGAgcataagaaatattactctctcacatgtacaggttctgtgtgaatttaatataattgtatgagtatttttatttttgtttacataaaataacaaaaatatgaaagtacaaaatgtatccgaatacatcataccctaccacattgcgagtaagtagcaataagttatttagaattttttaatgtagaagttatattcaagagattgatgtttgcttaattaacaatatatagtcaaaatttcgtatatataaaatttgttgagtcgaattttataaataccctattcttgtatagcatgtaccgcttacaaaatatttcaataggctaatttatggacggattacatcattacttcgacgcaggtgttacaaactttaagacataaacaaaatgccgttcccattagtgtggtgtagggtgtactttgactgcatttgggctgctttgaaattaacaataatcgttcatatcaagcgttaattttagcattagcacaattcctttggcaaaatagcccctgctgctgcaataaacactgctaaaagttatgtttttcctataaaattattgaaaacattttcagaaaaaaacaaatttttcaatcgtttttatttttttaatataatttttaagtgtcaatattgactcaacctagcaaacacaaagagtttatttaaaattaagaataatttttaacgaaGATGTTTCATACATTGGTCaactgatattgaataaaaatggctaattcaaaacattatttcataaaatatcgaaatataatgtcaaacaaaaatataaaaactttttaaacgaaagagtttgtgtttgttgtgttacatatttttcaactaatacattctcacgacttaggtttttgacagcagacttaggttcTGCCATGCTCAGATTCGCttctatgtataaaattattctatgccctagaacgatgaaatccggaataAAATGTGTGCCATCctatttctacacttccaacttaaagttctatataggttaagtaattttctaatattaattaatctatgaaaattttttaataatctaatagtttcccagatatacgaaattttgtatttaattaatatgggaagtGCCGagccccccattgaaagtccgcccgttattttctaaatgttcttTAGTCAAATTTAtatagatatacgaatttttctatttaattcatataggtGCTCCAAGCCTCCCAGATGAAAGTTAATGTTTTAACTATAATCCGGGAGGTACTTGTATAGGGCTAATACCCCATCTACACATGAccgaaatctactagatttcatttaaaatctctttataaaTCTATACCGTTTATACCttctatttttgacatttaggaagatttcatttttgctaatatttcttgaaattgtgtttaattgaaaaattagaagaagaagaaatacgatatttaaaaaaattttatttttaataaaaaaattatagttaaatataacattaccttttattttaaagaaacttttcattcatgtttttcaatttataaaaaattgtttgacattttaatttttttgtttcttttatttttctcttttttcttgtgccgtattttttagtattatttaggaAAGAACAGATATGaattttgtatgggaaatctaattaaaatcaaatagatttggctcgaaatctcttaagtactagattttgtgtatgtgtaaatggggtataagTGAAATCATGAACAGATTTTGcccattattaacacaaaacaatatttgtcaacaataagCATTTAAGGAGAATTTCATCATTCTAGCTCATAACATTCGGAACCTATccggttttcaaaaaaaatactgACAAACAGACATCGTTGATGATGatcttaaaatcttataaaaaatatttattacacccTTAAATTTCagattattacaaattatataaagatatacccaaaaaatattttttttagacagAGAATTCAGACGTAACCGCCTCAACAttgtttttatcataaaaatttatctcGGCAAAAAAGACGTAACCGACAAAAAATCGGATATAGCGTCAATATAAaatctctctcacgcaaaatcaaaagtttcccaaaaaaagtttcttagtgtCGACCGGCacttaataaaccaaaaacaatgttttataaaaatgtaccaaaaataggtacaatttttatcacttaaatgtccgaaaattcaaaaagtactaaattcatatttgtattaaaaaaacattataatgatCGACTTAAATTCAAGTTCCCTTTTCACTGGAAAATTCTATTGAATTAAAGTGTAATGAAAGTGTATTTCAACACTTGAAACTTGAATGTTTGACTGAaattaaacttgttttaaactttaattccAGCAAGAATGCTTatttggttcaatattatagtgtGAAAACTATAAGGAATCTAAAGTCGACATAAAGCCCACAATGGTTATTACCAATATTTTGCCcaagcatacatacatatgtatataagacgACAACCTATCCAGGTTATTTCCTCTAGGTCCGTGAAGACATTCTCTACAAAgctataaatttgtataaaaggcGGCTTAACAAGTGTTTCTGTAAATATTCGTCCACCATAGTGTTTGAAGACAACAAGAGCTTCACTGAAAGGCACACCAGACAGACATCGCGCTCTATTATGGGTTATGGTAGTGATTCTGCTGAGATCAatggtataaaaataagtatgtatccCAAGAATACCCCCTGAATACCGCAATCAGGGTCCGTCCGTTGCCTCTAGGTGATAATATACCATGTCACCACTAGCCGACCGACCACCACCCGCCTAGGTGACTAGGGAGGTATACAATTGTCACTCTCTTGTGGGCATTCTTATAGGAGACCAACATGATGCCTCctcttttttgaaaagaaagacaaataaataattaagtagGGTTCATTAGTTGAAaagaaaagtcaacttttcgactttttgcattttatgaaaaatagctttgtcgacttttcgacttttttcatttaattaaaattcgacttttagactttagtattttataaatagtcgactctTCTACCTTTTCCTACTTTTTGACGATTTTCGAGTTTTTcggactattttagagtttttgacttttttgtacTGGAGTCAACAcgttttttgaacttttttcgtctattttctttttccgaccttttctataaatcgactttcgaataatcgaacaatcgactttttgtcgaaaaaagtaggaaaaagtcgaaaaaagcaaagtaaatttataaagtagactcatttgaacagttgatttttttaaacttgctatttgtggacttacttgtcaaaaatgtttatgttgccatatttgttttcattttaacgtttgcttttttttgggttttaattaggatagcggtgcatcaagcactcatattgccaggttaacacacgtttgtccagagaaaaacCCCACCAActgacctataccttcatataggaagttggagcatccggacttgatttcatcaaaagtattaatggtctccaccagaaaaaagttccagagttttaatggtctccaccagtttatatttgagtttaaatggtctccaccaggttatatcgtgagtattctatggtctccaccaataaaaaacataaactcactgtgaggtaaaacgaaagcacgcgttcaatgaagacaacgcataacttagaacagttatacgaagtagtgcattaaattagtgcggggtgagaagtaattctgtcgaaagcccagcaacaagcacaaaCCTGACCGTCCTTAGTAATTTAGATACCGAAATGGTAAATGTATCTTTTTCGAAACTTGAGAATGAGGATATTGTTAGCACAGATGATTTTCATCAGAGGATAAATTTTTGTCATCGTCAGATTCCGAAGTGCAGGGTGACTCACTTGCTGCACCAAAAACTTCGTCAAGATCGAACAAAGGCGTTCCCCCCAAGAAATACGGATATAAGACCTGTACTAGTGATAATCCAGTAAGTTATAATGAGGCTATTTTAAAACCCGACAGTGAAAATTGGTTCTATGCCATGGAGGAGGAGATGAAATCATTGCGACATAATACGTGGGACTTGGTGGAGCTTCCTCAAAACGGTTAATTATCAGGCTGCAAATGGGTCTTCAAGACAAAACATAATGTCGATGGCGTGAAGAATTATAGAGCAAGATTGGTCGCAAAAGGGTATTCGCAGAAGTATGGCGAAAGCTACGACGAGATTTTTGCACCAGTCGTGAAATAGACGTCATTTCGAAGTCAATTGGCCATTGCAAGTAACAGGAACATGAAAGTCTGCAACATAGACATTAAGACAGCGTTTTTATACGATGAGTTGGACtcagatatttatataaagcaACCAGAAGATTTTTATAAAGCAATCAGAAGATTTCCTGGGCAAGAGAGTCTTGTTTGCAAACTAAATCACAGTTTGTATGGTTTGAAACAGTCGGCCCGTTGGATTCTTAGAATCAATCAGATATTAATTGATTCGGGATTCAGAAGGGGAAAGGCCGAACCTTGTTTGTATGTTAAAGATGATGGTGACTTGATAACATACATTTTGATTTACGTAGACGACATTATAATAGCTTCGCAATCGGATCAACAAATTAAGGACGTTGTACgaattttggaataaaatttcgaaattaccGATTTAGGCGATTTGAATTATCTAGGAATTGAAGTTAAACGTAATGATGGTATATTTTACTTATCCCAAGAGCAGTATATAAACAGAATTTTGaaagaatttaatattcaaGATGCAAAGACATCGTCTGTACCCATGGATCCCGGATATTTAAAGATGAACGAAAATGAGTTATTACCAGACAATAATTTATACCGAAAGGCAATCGGATCACTGCTATACGTCTCTAATAATACACGTCCTGACATTGTTGTCGCTGTGTCAATATTGTCACGCAAAATAAACTACCCAAATGAAAACGATTGGACAGAGGTCAAGAGAATTTTCAAATACCTTAAAGGcactaaaattttgaaattgtgtgTGGGTTCTAAATCTGAATTGGAGCTTAAAGGTTTTGCAGACGCTGACTGACCGCAAATCTACAAATGGTTACATCTTCAAGCTTGGTGATGCTGTTATTAGTT
The window above is part of the Lucilia cuprina isolate Lc7/37 chromosome 6, ASM2204524v1, whole genome shotgun sequence genome. Proteins encoded here:
- the LOC124420887 gene encoding TOX high mobility group box family member 3-like, with translation MITVAKTIGSTIFASTAVGSSIIDSTAVGSTIFSSTAIGSTIFASTDVGSAVASTAVAATSLASSVAYAVPDSITATAPDSITATAPDSATVGSTASASTAPKQQEQEQLQQHKQQQQQELQDQLQQQDLKQHQ